The following is a genomic window from Legionellales bacterium.
CATCCATCCAAGCAATCAAAGATGCAGGGATTACCCCTCATCCTGAAAATGCGCATCGCTACGGCGTTGCCTTAGGTTCTGGAATTGGCGGATTACCCCTCATTCAATATTCACAAGATTTTTTAAGAGAAAATCCGCCTCGACGGTTTTCGCCAATGTTTATTCCGGGCGTTATCATTAACATGCTCGCGGGTCATATTTCCATCGAGTACGGTTTAAAAGGCCCCAATCTAGCCATCGTAACAGCTTGCACCACAGGAACACATAACATTGGTATGGCAGCGCGATTAATTGCCTATAACGATGCCGATGTGATGGTGGCTGGTGGTTCTGAAATGGCGACTTGTTCACTTGGGTTAGTCGGATTTAGTGCTATGCGGGCGTTATCCAAACGCAACGAAGAGCCCACGAAAGCCAGTCGTCCTTGGGATAGCGATCGCGATGGATTTGTATTAGGCGATGGTGCAGCAACCTTAGTGCTAGAAGAATACGAACACGCCAAAAAACGTGGTGCCAAGATATATGCGGAACTCGTTGGTTTTGGTATGAGTGCTGATGCCTATCACATGACTCTACCCGAAGGAATTGGCGCAGAACATGCGATGAGTAACGCATTAAAAGATGCCGGCTTAAGCGCCGATGCCGTGGATTATATCAATGCGCATGCCACATCCACTCCAGCAGGTGACACTCAAGAATTGGTTGCTATCGGTAATGTGTTTGGCGAACACGCTAAACAAATCCCCATTAGTTCTACCAAATCCATGACAGGGCATTTACTCGGTGCGGCGGGTGCGATTGAAGCTATTTTTTCCATATTGGCCTTGCGTGATCAAGTAGCGCCAGCCACCATTAATCTCGATAACCCCGATGAAGCAGTGAATGGTTATAATTTAGTTCCACATCAAGCTCAAGAAAGTCGAATTAACATAAGTTTATCGAATTCTTTTGGTTTTGGTGGTACTAATGGGTGTTTGATCTTTAAATCATTATAGGGTTAAAGGTAAACCCACGTATAATTCTCAATACGCCTCATAGCGTTGTGCTTTCGTTTTTAACAATATAGGGATGGTCGGTCGCGTGACTCAACAACGAAAATTACGTTTAAGTTGGCATGTGTTACGTTTAATCACTATTTTTGTAATAATGTCATGTTTTGCCT
Proteins encoded in this region:
- the fabF gene encoding beta-ketoacyl-ACP synthase II → MSKRRVVITGLGAVSPLGLSVDETWQNVLASQCGVALAECEGIEDNTCKISASVKNFDPIAHDIPAKLVRKTDLFIQYGLAASIQAIKDAGITPHPENAHRYGVALGSGIGGLPLIQYSQDFLRENPPRRFSPMFIPGVIINMLAGHISIEYGLKGPNLAIVTACTTGTHNIGMAARLIAYNDADVMVAGGSEMATCSLGLVGFSAMRALSKRNEEPTKASRPWDSDRDGFVLGDGAATLVLEEYEHAKKRGAKIYAELVGFGMSADAYHMTLPEGIGAEHAMSNALKDAGLSADAVDYINAHATSTPAGDTQELVAIGNVFGEHAKQIPISSTKSMTGHLLGAAGAIEAIFSILALRDQVAPATINLDNPDEAVNGYNLVPHQAQESRINISLSNSFGFGGTNGCLIFKSL